In Sebastes fasciatus isolate fSebFas1 chromosome 15, fSebFas1.pri, whole genome shotgun sequence, a genomic segment contains:
- the lgals3b gene encoding galectin-3b, translated as MDLSDALPTNPTWPGGQGGGAWPGQPGQPTQPSWPGQPTQPSWPGQPGQPTQPSWPGQPGQPTQPSWPGQPGQPNQPTQPSWPGQPTQPTQPSQPSWPGQPTQPPQPAWPGQPSQPGQPGQPSQPTKPGWPSQPSQPTKPTQPTHPGWPSPSPQSLVVPYSQRLPNGVYDKLLITIAGIIKPNADKITVDLCTPQGQAFHFNPRFNEGGRKVIVRNSCIDTKWGREERELSNFPFVQGQPFEIKIMCSSSEYKVAVNNKHLLTFQHRVRDLRSICNLNVLYDLTLTTVNMETVN; from the exons cTGTCCGATGCTCTCCCCACCAACCCCACCTGGCCAG GTGGTCAAGGTGGAGGTGCCTGGCCCGGTCAGCCCGGTCAGCCCACCCAGCCCAGTTGGCCCGGTCAGCCCACCCAGCCCAGTTGGCCCGGTCAGCCCGGTCAGCCCACCCAGCCCAGTTGGCCCGGTCAGCCCGGTCAGCCCACCCAGCCCAGTTGGCCCGGTCAGCCCGGTCAGCCCAACCAGCCCACCCAGCCCAGTTGGCCCGGTCAGCCCACCCAGCCCACCCAGCCCAGTCAGCCCAGTTGGCCCGGTCAGCCCACCCAGCCCCCCCAGCCTGCCTGGCCCGGTCAGCCCAGCCAGCCCGGTCAGCCCGGTCAGCCCAGCCAGCCCACCAAGCCCGGCTGGCCCAGTCAGCCCAGCCAGCCCACCAAGCCCACCCAGCCCACCCACCCCGGCTGGCCCAGTCCCTCCCCTCAGAGTCtg GTGGTTCCTTACAGTCAGAGGTTGCCCAATGGAGTTTATGACAAACTGCTGATCACCATCGCTGGAATCATCAAACCCAACGCTGACAA GATCACGGTGGATCTGTGCACACCTCAAGGCCAGGCCTTCCACTTCAACCCTCGTTTCAATGAAGGGGGCAGGAAGGTGATCGTCAGGAACAGCTGCATCGACACCAAgtgggggagggaggagagagagctgtCCAACTTCCCCTTCGTCCAGGGACAACCGTTTGAG ataaagatcatgTGCTCCAGCTCAGAGTATAAGGTCGCCGTCAACAACAAGCACCTGCTGACGTTCCAACACCGGGTCAGGGACCTGAGATCCATCTGCAACCTCAACGTTCTCTACGACCTCACCCTGACCACGGTCAATATGGAGACTGTCAACTGA